Below is a genomic region from Planctomycetota bacterium.
CCGCGACGCTGTCGCACGCACCTTGGGCGTCCGGCGCGAGGAGGTCCTCTGCGGGAACGGCAGCGACGAACTCCTGCGCCTGGCCGTCACCGCCTTCGTCGGCGAAGGGGATGCGCTCGCCTATCCGACGCCGACCTATTCGCTCTACCCGGTCCTCGCCGAAATCCAGGGCGCCCGCGCGATTGAGATTCCGAGCCCGGACGATTTCTCCCTTCCCGTCGACGCGCTCGCCAAGGCCAAGGCCCGCCTCCTTTTCATCTGCAACCCGAACGCCCCGACGGGCGTCTGGACGAGGCCCGAGGTGATTGCCGATCTGGCGGACCGCGC
It encodes:
- a CDS encoding histidinol-phosphate transaminase, whose product is MGYIRNNIDAMAAYTPGEQPGPDERVVKLNTNENPYPPSPRVLEVLRGTDWSALRKYPDPMANKVRDAVARTLGVRREEVLCGNGSDELLRLAVTAFVGEGDALAYPTPTYSLYPVLAEIQGARAIEIPSPDDFSLPVDALAKAKARLLFICNPNAPTGVWTRPEVIADLADRANGVVVVDEAYADFAPASALAAVRGKPNVLVFRTLSKS